One Tamandua tetradactyla isolate mTamTet1 chromosome 20, mTamTet1.pri, whole genome shotgun sequence DNA segment encodes these proteins:
- the DBN1 gene encoding drebrin isoform X1, whose protein sequence is MAGVSFSGHRLELLAAYEEVIREESAADWALYTYEDGSDDLKLAASGEGGLQELSGHFENQKVMYGFCSVKDSQAALPKYVLINWVGEDVPDARKCACASHVAKVAEFFQGVDVIVNASSVEDIDAGAIGQRLSNGLARLSSPVLHRLRLREEENAEPVGTTYQKTDAAVEMKRINREQFWEQAKKEEELRKEEERKKALDERLRFEQERMEQERQEQEERERRYREREQQIEEHRRKQQTLEAEEAKRLLKEQSIFGDQRDEEEETQMKKSESEVEEAAAIIAQRPDNPREFFKQQERVASASSGSCEVPSPFNHRPGSHLDSHRRMAPTPIPARSPSDSSTASTPIAEQIERALDEVTSSQPPPPPPPPPPAPETQEPSPSSEREETSKEARAAAPEAWAGPKEEPSQAREPLRGQDGPLEDLMFMESPGQSILDAPLEPASAAAASVADAEAADSTEATAADTTVANAIPPAAASLIDLWPGNGEGASMPQAWDPQAEPRAPTLPSGTEVALAEVPLLDEGAQEPLSLAGEGCANLLNFDELPEPPATFCDPEGEVEGEPLAVPQATPQAPILPSALAELEQEPESEPHLLTNGETTQKEGTQASEGYFSQSQEEEFAQSEELCAKAPPPVFYNKPPEIDITCWDADPVPEEEEGFEGGD, encoded by the exons ggccctgTACACATATGAGGATGGCTCTGATGACCTCAAGCTGGCAGCATCAGGAG AAGGGGGCTTGCAGGAGCTCTCGGGCCACTTCGAGAACCAGAAGGTGATGTACGGCTTCTGCAGTGTGAAGGACTCCCAGGCCGCTCTGCCAAAATACGTGCTTATCAACTGG GTCGGAGAAGATGTACCCGATGCCCGCAAGTGTGCTTGTGCCAGCCACGTGGCTAAGGTGGCAGAGTTCTTCCAG GGTGTTGACGTCATCGTGAACGCCAGCAGCGTGGAAGATATCGACGCGGGCGCCATCGGGCAGCGGCTCTCCAACGGGCTGGCGCGGCTCTCCAGCCCGGTGCTGCACCGCCTGCGACTGCGGGAGGAAGAGAACGCCGAGCCCGTG GGCACTACCTACCAGAAGACGGACGCAGCTGTGGAAATGAAGCGAATTAACCGCGAGCAGTTCTGGGAACAGGCCAAG aaggaggaggagctgaggaaggaggaggagaggaagaaggcgCTGGACGAGCGGCTGAGGTTTGAGCAGGAGCGGATGGAGCAAGAGCGGCAGGAGCAGGAGGAAAGGGAACGGCGTTACCGGGAGCGGGAACAGCAGATCGAGGAGCACAG GAGGAAACAGCAGACTCTAGAAGCTGAAGAGGCCAAGAGGCTGTTAAAGGAGCAGTCTATCTTT GGTGACCAACGGGATGAGGAAGAAGAGACCCAGATGAAGAAGTCAGAATCAGAGGTGGAG GAGGCAGCTGCCATTATAGCCCAGCGACCCGACAACCCCCGGGAATTCTTCAAGCAGCAGGAACGAGTTGCGTCAGCCTCCTCCGGCAGCTGCGAAGTACCCTCACCTTTCAACCACAGACCAG GCAGTCACTTGGACAGCCACAGGAGGATGGCCCCTACCCCCATCCCCGCCCGGAGCCCGTCTGACTCCAGCACAGCCTCTACCCCTATCGCTGAGCAGATCGAACGAGCTCTGGACGAGGTCACATCCTCGCAGCCTCCAccaccaccgccgccgccgccaccagCTCCAG AGACCCAGGAGCCCAGCCCcagctcagagagagaagagaccaGCAAGGAGGCTAGAGCAGCAGCCCCTGAAGCCTGGGCTGGCCCCAAGGAGGAGCCTTCTCAGGCAAGGGAGCCCCTCCGGGGGCAAGATGGCCCCCTGGAGGACTTGATGTTCATGGAGTCTCCAGGTCAGTCCATCTTGGATGCCCCTCTGGAGCCTGCCAGTGCAGCTGCCGCCTCAGTAGCTGACGCCGAGGCAGCTGACTCCACTGAAGCCACCGCTGCTGACACCACTGTTGCCAATGCCATCCCCCCTGCTGCCGCCAGCCTCATTGACCTATGGCCTGGTAACGGGGAGGGGGCTTCCATGCCCCAGGCCTGGGATCCACAGGCTGAGCCCAGGGCCCCCACACTGCCCTCGGGGACCGAGGTCGCTCTGGCAGAGGTTCCCCTGCTGGACGAGGGGGCACAGGAGCCACTGTCACTAGCAGGTGAAGGCTGTGCCAACCTTCTCAATTTTGATGAGCTGCCTGAGCCGCCAGCCACCTTCTGTGACCCAGAGGGGGAGGTAGAAGGGGAACCCCTGGCTGTGCCCCAGGCCACTCCCCAGGCCCCAATTCTGCCCTCAGCTCTGGCAGAGCTGGAGCAGGAACCCGAGTCGGAGCCCCACCTGCTGACCAATGGCGAGACCACCCAGAAGGAGGGGAcccag GCCAGTGAAGGGTACTTCAGCCAGTCTCAGGAGGAGGAATTTGCCCAATCAGAAGAGCTGTGTGCAAAGGCTCCACCTCCTGTATTCTACAACAAGCCTCCAG AAATCGACATCACCTGCTGGGATGCAGACCCAGTACCAGAAGAAGAGGAGGGCTTCGAGGGTGGTGATTAG
- the PRR7 gene encoding proline-rich protein 7, with amino-acid sequence MVMSQGTYTFLTCFAGFWLIWGLIVLLCCFCSFLRRRLKRRQEERLREQNLRALELEPLELEGSLAGSPPGLVPPPPPPPHRGRLEAPAHAHPHVHVHPLLHHGPAPPHAHPPPHAHPHHHALPHPPPPHLAVPPRPWSYPRQAESDMSKPPCYEEAVLMAEPPPPYSEVLTDTRGLYRKIVTPFLSRRDSAEKQEQQPPPSYKPLFLDRGYTSALHLPSAPRPAPPCPALCLQADRGRRVFPSWTDSELSSREPLEHGAWRLPVSIPLFGRTTAV; translated from the exons ATGGTTATGTCCCAGGGTACCTACACGTTCCTCACGTGCTTCGCCGGTTTCTGGCTCATTTGGGGTCTTATCGTCCTGCTCTGCTGCTTCTGCAGCTTTCTGCGTCGCCGCCTCAAACGGCGCCAGGAGGAGCGACTACGCGAGCAGAACCTGCGCGCTCTCGAGCTGGAGCCCCTCGAGCTTGAGGGCAGCCTTGCTGGGAGCCCCCCGGGCCTggtgccgccgccgccgccaccaccaCACCGCGGCCGCCTGGAGGCGCCGGCGCACGCGCACCCGCACGTGCACGTGCACCCGCTGTTGCACCACGGGCCCGCGCCGCCGCACGCGCACCCGCCGCCGCACGCGCACCCGCACCACCACGCGCTGCCGCACCCGCCGCCGCCGCACCTGGCGGTGCCGCCGCGGCCCTGGAGCTATCCGCGCCAAG CGGAATCGGACATGTCCAAGCCACCGTGCTACGAGGAGGCGGTGCTGATGGCTGAGCCGCCGCCGCCCTACAGTGAGGTGCTCACGGACACGCGCGGCCTCTACCGCAAGATCGTCACGCCCTTCCTGAGCCGCCGCGACAGCGCCGAGAAGCAGGAGCAGCAGCCGCCGCCCAGCTACAAGCCGCTCTTCCTGGACCGAGGCTACACTTCGGCGCTGCACCTGCCCAGCGCTCCGCGGCCCGCACCCCCCTGCCCTGCGCTCTGCCTACAGGCCGATCGCGGCCGCCGAGTCTTCCCCAGCTGGACCGACTCGGAGCTCAGCAGCCGCGAGCCCCTGGAGCACGGAGCTTGGCGCCTGCCGGTCTCCATCCCCTTGTTCGGGAGGACTACAGCCGTATAG
- the DBN1 gene encoding drebrin isoform X3 — protein sequence MYGFCSVKDSQAALPKYVLINWVGEDVPDARKCACASHVAKVAEFFQGVDVIVNASSVEDIDAGAIGQRLSNGLARLSSPVLHRLRLREEENAEPVGTTYQKTDAAVEMKRINREQFWEQAKKEEELRKEEERKKALDERLRFEQERMEQERQEQEERERRYREREQQIEEHRRKQQTLEAEEAKRLLKEQSIFGDQRDEEEETQMKKSESEVEEAAAIIAQRPDNPREFFKQQERVASASSGSCEVPSPFNHRPGSHLDSHRRMAPTPIPARSPSDSSTASTPIAEQIERALDEVTSSQPPPPPPPPPPAPETQEPSPSSEREETSKEARAAAPEAWAGPKEEPSQAREPLRGQDGPLEDLMFMESPGQSILDAPLEPASAAAASVADAEAADSTEATAADTTVANAIPPAAASLIDLWPGNGEGASMPQAWDPQAEPRAPTLPSGTEVALAEVPLLDEGAQEPLSLAGEGCANLLNFDELPEPPATFCDPEGEVEGEPLAVPQATPQAPILPSALAELEQEPESEPHLLTNGETTQKEGTQASEGYFSQSQEEEFAQSEELCAKAPPPVFYNKPPEIDITCWDADPVPEEEEGFEGGD from the exons ATGTACGGCTTCTGCAGTGTGAAGGACTCCCAGGCCGCTCTGCCAAAATACGTGCTTATCAACTGG GTCGGAGAAGATGTACCCGATGCCCGCAAGTGTGCTTGTGCCAGCCACGTGGCTAAGGTGGCAGAGTTCTTCCAG GGTGTTGACGTCATCGTGAACGCCAGCAGCGTGGAAGATATCGACGCGGGCGCCATCGGGCAGCGGCTCTCCAACGGGCTGGCGCGGCTCTCCAGCCCGGTGCTGCACCGCCTGCGACTGCGGGAGGAAGAGAACGCCGAGCCCGTG GGCACTACCTACCAGAAGACGGACGCAGCTGTGGAAATGAAGCGAATTAACCGCGAGCAGTTCTGGGAACAGGCCAAG aaggaggaggagctgaggaaggaggaggagaggaagaaggcgCTGGACGAGCGGCTGAGGTTTGAGCAGGAGCGGATGGAGCAAGAGCGGCAGGAGCAGGAGGAAAGGGAACGGCGTTACCGGGAGCGGGAACAGCAGATCGAGGAGCACAG GAGGAAACAGCAGACTCTAGAAGCTGAAGAGGCCAAGAGGCTGTTAAAGGAGCAGTCTATCTTT GGTGACCAACGGGATGAGGAAGAAGAGACCCAGATGAAGAAGTCAGAATCAGAGGTGGAG GAGGCAGCTGCCATTATAGCCCAGCGACCCGACAACCCCCGGGAATTCTTCAAGCAGCAGGAACGAGTTGCGTCAGCCTCCTCCGGCAGCTGCGAAGTACCCTCACCTTTCAACCACAGACCAG GCAGTCACTTGGACAGCCACAGGAGGATGGCCCCTACCCCCATCCCCGCCCGGAGCCCGTCTGACTCCAGCACAGCCTCTACCCCTATCGCTGAGCAGATCGAACGAGCTCTGGACGAGGTCACATCCTCGCAGCCTCCAccaccaccgccgccgccgccaccagCTCCAG AGACCCAGGAGCCCAGCCCcagctcagagagagaagagaccaGCAAGGAGGCTAGAGCAGCAGCCCCTGAAGCCTGGGCTGGCCCCAAGGAGGAGCCTTCTCAGGCAAGGGAGCCCCTCCGGGGGCAAGATGGCCCCCTGGAGGACTTGATGTTCATGGAGTCTCCAGGTCAGTCCATCTTGGATGCCCCTCTGGAGCCTGCCAGTGCAGCTGCCGCCTCAGTAGCTGACGCCGAGGCAGCTGACTCCACTGAAGCCACCGCTGCTGACACCACTGTTGCCAATGCCATCCCCCCTGCTGCCGCCAGCCTCATTGACCTATGGCCTGGTAACGGGGAGGGGGCTTCCATGCCCCAGGCCTGGGATCCACAGGCTGAGCCCAGGGCCCCCACACTGCCCTCGGGGACCGAGGTCGCTCTGGCAGAGGTTCCCCTGCTGGACGAGGGGGCACAGGAGCCACTGTCACTAGCAGGTGAAGGCTGTGCCAACCTTCTCAATTTTGATGAGCTGCCTGAGCCGCCAGCCACCTTCTGTGACCCAGAGGGGGAGGTAGAAGGGGAACCCCTGGCTGTGCCCCAGGCCACTCCCCAGGCCCCAATTCTGCCCTCAGCTCTGGCAGAGCTGGAGCAGGAACCCGAGTCGGAGCCCCACCTGCTGACCAATGGCGAGACCACCCAGAAGGAGGGGAcccag GCCAGTGAAGGGTACTTCAGCCAGTCTCAGGAGGAGGAATTTGCCCAATCAGAAGAGCTGTGTGCAAAGGCTCCACCTCCTGTATTCTACAACAAGCCTCCAG AAATCGACATCACCTGCTGGGATGCAGACCCAGTACCAGAAGAAGAGGAGGGCTTCGAGGGTGGTGATTAG
- the DBN1 gene encoding drebrin isoform X2, giving the protein MRMPHVALYTYEDGSDDLKLAASGEGGLQELSGHFENQKVMYGFCSVKDSQAALPKYVLINWVGEDVPDARKCACASHVAKVAEFFQGVDVIVNASSVEDIDAGAIGQRLSNGLARLSSPVLHRLRLREEENAEPVGTTYQKTDAAVEMKRINREQFWEQAKKEEELRKEEERKKALDERLRFEQERMEQERQEQEERERRYREREQQIEEHRRKQQTLEAEEAKRLLKEQSIFGDQRDEEEETQMKKSESEVEEAAAIIAQRPDNPREFFKQQERVASASSGSCEVPSPFNHRPGSHLDSHRRMAPTPIPARSPSDSSTASTPIAEQIERALDEVTSSQPPPPPPPPPPAPETQEPSPSSEREETSKEARAAAPEAWAGPKEEPSQAREPLRGQDGPLEDLMFMESPGQSILDAPLEPASAAAASVADAEAADSTEATAADTTVANAIPPAAASLIDLWPGNGEGASMPQAWDPQAEPRAPTLPSGTEVALAEVPLLDEGAQEPLSLAGEGCANLLNFDELPEPPATFCDPEGEVEGEPLAVPQATPQAPILPSALAELEQEPESEPHLLTNGETTQKEGTQASEGYFSQSQEEEFAQSEELCAKAPPPVFYNKPPEIDITCWDADPVPEEEEGFEGGD; this is encoded by the exons ATGAGGATGCCACACGT ggccctgTACACATATGAGGATGGCTCTGATGACCTCAAGCTGGCAGCATCAGGAG AAGGGGGCTTGCAGGAGCTCTCGGGCCACTTCGAGAACCAGAAGGTGATGTACGGCTTCTGCAGTGTGAAGGACTCCCAGGCCGCTCTGCCAAAATACGTGCTTATCAACTGG GTCGGAGAAGATGTACCCGATGCCCGCAAGTGTGCTTGTGCCAGCCACGTGGCTAAGGTGGCAGAGTTCTTCCAG GGTGTTGACGTCATCGTGAACGCCAGCAGCGTGGAAGATATCGACGCGGGCGCCATCGGGCAGCGGCTCTCCAACGGGCTGGCGCGGCTCTCCAGCCCGGTGCTGCACCGCCTGCGACTGCGGGAGGAAGAGAACGCCGAGCCCGTG GGCACTACCTACCAGAAGACGGACGCAGCTGTGGAAATGAAGCGAATTAACCGCGAGCAGTTCTGGGAACAGGCCAAG aaggaggaggagctgaggaaggaggaggagaggaagaaggcgCTGGACGAGCGGCTGAGGTTTGAGCAGGAGCGGATGGAGCAAGAGCGGCAGGAGCAGGAGGAAAGGGAACGGCGTTACCGGGAGCGGGAACAGCAGATCGAGGAGCACAG GAGGAAACAGCAGACTCTAGAAGCTGAAGAGGCCAAGAGGCTGTTAAAGGAGCAGTCTATCTTT GGTGACCAACGGGATGAGGAAGAAGAGACCCAGATGAAGAAGTCAGAATCAGAGGTGGAG GAGGCAGCTGCCATTATAGCCCAGCGACCCGACAACCCCCGGGAATTCTTCAAGCAGCAGGAACGAGTTGCGTCAGCCTCCTCCGGCAGCTGCGAAGTACCCTCACCTTTCAACCACAGACCAG GCAGTCACTTGGACAGCCACAGGAGGATGGCCCCTACCCCCATCCCCGCCCGGAGCCCGTCTGACTCCAGCACAGCCTCTACCCCTATCGCTGAGCAGATCGAACGAGCTCTGGACGAGGTCACATCCTCGCAGCCTCCAccaccaccgccgccgccgccaccagCTCCAG AGACCCAGGAGCCCAGCCCcagctcagagagagaagagaccaGCAAGGAGGCTAGAGCAGCAGCCCCTGAAGCCTGGGCTGGCCCCAAGGAGGAGCCTTCTCAGGCAAGGGAGCCCCTCCGGGGGCAAGATGGCCCCCTGGAGGACTTGATGTTCATGGAGTCTCCAGGTCAGTCCATCTTGGATGCCCCTCTGGAGCCTGCCAGTGCAGCTGCCGCCTCAGTAGCTGACGCCGAGGCAGCTGACTCCACTGAAGCCACCGCTGCTGACACCACTGTTGCCAATGCCATCCCCCCTGCTGCCGCCAGCCTCATTGACCTATGGCCTGGTAACGGGGAGGGGGCTTCCATGCCCCAGGCCTGGGATCCACAGGCTGAGCCCAGGGCCCCCACACTGCCCTCGGGGACCGAGGTCGCTCTGGCAGAGGTTCCCCTGCTGGACGAGGGGGCACAGGAGCCACTGTCACTAGCAGGTGAAGGCTGTGCCAACCTTCTCAATTTTGATGAGCTGCCTGAGCCGCCAGCCACCTTCTGTGACCCAGAGGGGGAGGTAGAAGGGGAACCCCTGGCTGTGCCCCAGGCCACTCCCCAGGCCCCAATTCTGCCCTCAGCTCTGGCAGAGCTGGAGCAGGAACCCGAGTCGGAGCCCCACCTGCTGACCAATGGCGAGACCACCCAGAAGGAGGGGAcccag GCCAGTGAAGGGTACTTCAGCCAGTCTCAGGAGGAGGAATTTGCCCAATCAGAAGAGCTGTGTGCAAAGGCTCCACCTCCTGTATTCTACAACAAGCCTCCAG AAATCGACATCACCTGCTGGGATGCAGACCCAGTACCAGAAGAAGAGGAGGGCTTCGAGGGTGGTGATTAG
- the LOC143664358 gene encoding uncharacterized protein LOC143664358, with product MEGGGAVGGVREVFCRQPRARARRARYAPCTRPCARPAAPARLSESLSLPRSAPPPGAAATAACPRPGARPAGPALLALNQEDELEEDAWARPARSRVTAARAAAGAMERSRHRCCSSLERARLEPRRRQPPAAGPRVTRTAPGNVVRARGRAEESSVQ from the exons aTGGAAGGCGGCGGCGCGGTGGGGGGAGTGCGGGAGGTTTTCTGCCGGCAGCCGCGCGCGCGCGCACGCCGGGCTCGATACGCGCCGTGTACGCGCCCGTGCGCGCGCCCCGCGGCTCCAGCCCGGCTCTCGGAGTCGCTTTCGTTGCCACGGTCTGCTCCCCCCCCCGGGGCCGCCGCTACCGCTGCCTGCCCCCGGCCGGGGGCTAGGCCCGCTGGGCCCGCGCTGCTAGCCCTGAACCAGGAGGACGAGCTCGAGGAGGATGCCTGGGCCC GTCCCGCGCGGTCCCGGGTGACGGCCGCCCGCGCGGCCGCCGGCGCCATGGAAAGGAGCCGGCACCGCTGCTGCTCCTCGCTGGAGCGCGCGCGACTTGAGCCCCGCCGCAGGCAGCCCCCAGCCGCGGGTCCCCGAGTGACGAGGACGGCACCTGGGAACGTGGTGCGGGCCCGGGGCCGCGCGGAAGAGTCCAGCGTCCAGTGA
- the DBN1 gene encoding drebrin isoform X4 has translation MAGVSFSGHRLELLAAYEEVIREESAADWALYTYEDGSDDLKLAASGEGGLQELSGHFENQKVMYGFCSVKDSQAALPKYVLINWVGEDVPDARKCACASHVAKVAEFFQGVDVIVNASSVEDIDAGAIGQRLSNGLARLSSPVLHRLRLREEENAEPVGTTYQKTDAAVEMKRINREQFWEQAKKEEELRKEEERKKALDERLRFEQERMEQERQEQEERERRYREREQQIEEHRRKQQTLEAEEAKRLLKEQSIFGDQRDEEEETQMKKSESEVEEAAAIIAQRPDNPREFFKQQERVASASSGSCEVPSPFNHRPGRPYCPFIKASDSGPPSSSSSSSSPPRTPFPYITCHRTPNLSSSLPCSHLDSHRRMAPTPIPARSPSDSSTASTPIAEQIERALDEVTSSQPPPPPPPPPPAPETQEPSPSSEREETSKEARAAAPEAWAGPKEEPSQAREPLRGQDGPLEDLMFMESPGQSILDAPLEPASAAAASVADAEAADSTEATAADTTVANAIPPAAASLIDLWPGNGEGASMPQAWDPQAEPRAPTLPSGTEVALAEVPLLDEGAQEPLSLAGEGCANLLNFDELPEPPATFCDPEGEVEGEPLAVPQATPQAPILPSALAELEQEPESEPHLLTNGETTQKEGTQASEGYFSQSQEEEFAQSEELCAKAPPPVFYNKPPEIDITCWDADPVPEEEEGFEGGD, from the exons ggccctgTACACATATGAGGATGGCTCTGATGACCTCAAGCTGGCAGCATCAGGAG AAGGGGGCTTGCAGGAGCTCTCGGGCCACTTCGAGAACCAGAAGGTGATGTACGGCTTCTGCAGTGTGAAGGACTCCCAGGCCGCTCTGCCAAAATACGTGCTTATCAACTGG GTCGGAGAAGATGTACCCGATGCCCGCAAGTGTGCTTGTGCCAGCCACGTGGCTAAGGTGGCAGAGTTCTTCCAG GGTGTTGACGTCATCGTGAACGCCAGCAGCGTGGAAGATATCGACGCGGGCGCCATCGGGCAGCGGCTCTCCAACGGGCTGGCGCGGCTCTCCAGCCCGGTGCTGCACCGCCTGCGACTGCGGGAGGAAGAGAACGCCGAGCCCGTG GGCACTACCTACCAGAAGACGGACGCAGCTGTGGAAATGAAGCGAATTAACCGCGAGCAGTTCTGGGAACAGGCCAAG aaggaggaggagctgaggaaggaggaggagaggaagaaggcgCTGGACGAGCGGCTGAGGTTTGAGCAGGAGCGGATGGAGCAAGAGCGGCAGGAGCAGGAGGAAAGGGAACGGCGTTACCGGGAGCGGGAACAGCAGATCGAGGAGCACAG GAGGAAACAGCAGACTCTAGAAGCTGAAGAGGCCAAGAGGCTGTTAAAGGAGCAGTCTATCTTT GGTGACCAACGGGATGAGGAAGAAGAGACCCAGATGAAGAAGTCAGAATCAGAGGTGGAG GAGGCAGCTGCCATTATAGCCCAGCGACCCGACAACCCCCGGGAATTCTTCAAGCAGCAGGAACGAGTTGCGTCAGCCTCCTCCGGCAGCTGCGAAGTACCCTCACCTTTCAACCACAGACCAG GTCGTCCGTACTGCCCTTTCATAAAGGCATCGGACAGTgggcctccctcctcctcctcctcctcctcctcccctccacgGACTCCCTTTCCCTATATCACCTGCCACCGCACCCCAaacctctcttcctccctcccat GCAGTCACTTGGACAGCCACAGGAGGATGGCCCCTACCCCCATCCCCGCCCGGAGCCCGTCTGACTCCAGCACAGCCTCTACCCCTATCGCTGAGCAGATCGAACGAGCTCTGGACGAGGTCACATCCTCGCAGCCTCCAccaccaccgccgccgccgccaccagCTCCAG AGACCCAGGAGCCCAGCCCcagctcagagagagaagagaccaGCAAGGAGGCTAGAGCAGCAGCCCCTGAAGCCTGGGCTGGCCCCAAGGAGGAGCCTTCTCAGGCAAGGGAGCCCCTCCGGGGGCAAGATGGCCCCCTGGAGGACTTGATGTTCATGGAGTCTCCAGGTCAGTCCATCTTGGATGCCCCTCTGGAGCCTGCCAGTGCAGCTGCCGCCTCAGTAGCTGACGCCGAGGCAGCTGACTCCACTGAAGCCACCGCTGCTGACACCACTGTTGCCAATGCCATCCCCCCTGCTGCCGCCAGCCTCATTGACCTATGGCCTGGTAACGGGGAGGGGGCTTCCATGCCCCAGGCCTGGGATCCACAGGCTGAGCCCAGGGCCCCCACACTGCCCTCGGGGACCGAGGTCGCTCTGGCAGAGGTTCCCCTGCTGGACGAGGGGGCACAGGAGCCACTGTCACTAGCAGGTGAAGGCTGTGCCAACCTTCTCAATTTTGATGAGCTGCCTGAGCCGCCAGCCACCTTCTGTGACCCAGAGGGGGAGGTAGAAGGGGAACCCCTGGCTGTGCCCCAGGCCACTCCCCAGGCCCCAATTCTGCCCTCAGCTCTGGCAGAGCTGGAGCAGGAACCCGAGTCGGAGCCCCACCTGCTGACCAATGGCGAGACCACCCAGAAGGAGGGGAcccag GCCAGTGAAGGGTACTTCAGCCAGTCTCAGGAGGAGGAATTTGCCCAATCAGAAGAGCTGTGTGCAAAGGCTCCACCTCCTGTATTCTACAACAAGCCTCCAG AAATCGACATCACCTGCTGGGATGCAGACCCAGTACCAGAAGAAGAGGAGGGCTTCGAGGGTGGTGATTAG